TCATACCTGCTCGCGCTCACACCGCTGCTGCGCCGAGCGGAGCGGGCGCGGCCGGCGCGACGGCTCCGCGAGCTGCTGCCCGGCCCGTGGGTCGGTGTCGGTGAGCGCGAGCTGATCCTGCGCATTGCGATCGTGGCCGTGGCAGGGGCGCTGGTGAGCGCGCTGCTGCTCGACCCGCACCGGGCGTACTGGACCGTCTCAGCCGGGGTGGCCGTAGTGGGCCTCACACCGTCGCGCGGCGTCGCGCTCACGCGCGGCCTGCACCGTACCGTCGGAACCCTGCTGGGAGCAGTGCTCGCGGTCGCTCTCTCGCCGCTCAGCACGATCCCCCTGGCGCTTGTGGTGCTGCTGGTGCTGCTGCAGTTCGCTATCGAGTTCGTCGTGGTGCGCAACTACGCGCTCGCGCTGATCTTCATCACCCCGCTCGTGCTGCTCATCACCGCCGCTGCGACCGGAGCCGTGGATGTCGTGGGAGCCGCCTGGGAGCGCGTGCTCGATACCGCGGTGGGGTCGGCGCTCGCGATCCTCACAGGGATACTGCACCGCCCCGCGTCAGCGCAGCCCGATCGCTCTGCAGCGTCGCCGACCGTGTCGCAGTAAGACCTCAGCCGCGACGCGGGCCGTCGAGCACGAAGCGCTCGCGGCCGACGAGAAAGCCCAGCACGAGCTGCACGACCATGATCCCGATCACGAGGGCGAGGGGTAGGCCCCATCCGCCGCTGACCTCGTGAGCGAGACCGAACGCCGCCGGGCCGGCTGCGGCGATGAGATAGCCGACCGCTTGCGCCATGCCGGACAGCGCGGTCGCC
This DNA window, taken from Leucobacter tenebrionis, encodes the following:
- a CDS encoding FUSC family protein; this translates as MEAKDRAGREDPVGGAAGEDRGQDRTGGNRAAAIAGSAVRSLVALPPSPAPRFWIAVRAALSIGLPFGLLTLLGHEDIGLQTAAGAFVALFFAGAGAAERAKALPLVGAGLLACAGLGAAFSPWPWLLAVGLVGVAVGASALSFAFRVGPPGPVFFVLSYGLSANVTGVVDGERITDPWVFLAAVTAGSLCSYLLALTPLLRRAERARPARRLRELLPGPWVGVGERELILRIAIVAVAGALVSALLLDPHRAYWTVSAGVAVVGLTPSRGVALTRGLHRTVGTLLGAVLAVALSPLSTIPLALVVLLVLLQFAIEFVVVRNYALALIFITPLVLLITAAATGAVDVVGAAWERVLDTAVGSALAILTGILHRPASAQPDRSAASPTVSQ